The Punica granatum isolate Tunisia-2019 chromosome 4, ASM765513v2, whole genome shotgun sequence sequence acacacacacatacacatatatggggggggggggggggggggagagagaataGAGTGACAGAACAAAAGCAAAAAGtgaaatggaaaaaagaacGAATGTTTAATTATTGAGGTCACCAAATGTTTTATGGAAGGTTCAATGTTCATGGCCCAATCAATTGCACGTTCACATCTCTCTTCTAAGTGTAAAACTGCAACTCGCTGCATGAAGAAATTACTAATAGAAATCAGAATTTAAAGATATTGAACAGCGATGAACTTTAATCCTTATATGATTGGGGAAGGAAAACATGTTCTTCAGAAAGAAATTAACCTGAAATGAGGCAGCTATGTCAGCTCGGGAACATCTGTCTTCAAcacttgaaaaagaaagaggaatcTCAACATTTCTGCACACATCAATAGATGTTCTATTCTTAGTGCAATAGACATTCTATTCTCACATGACAAGAGAAAGTCATAAGTGCAAGTAATTTAGAAGAAGCAAAATGTTTACATTATATTCTCATCATTTATCTTCTTAACATAcaaattgcataatattatTGGACATAAAACTTAGCCacccctttctctgaactttaACCGTACTTCACCAGAAAGCagtatataaagaaaataccAAGTAATTCAGGTAATCTGTTTGACTTACATTTTTTTGGATTCAATTGCCAGCCTCACTTGAGTCTTCAAACCAGCATAAGAAAAGTTGCAATCTTTATGTTGTTTCATTGGAGTCTGAACTAGATATGAAACAACAGAAATCCCAAGGGCAAATAGTAAGAGATAACTTAACTCATTATGCATAAATAGCCATAATACTGAAAGATTTCATGACACGAAGAAATGCAGTGCAAAAGCAGAATCAAAATTACCGAAAATTTGACTGATTCAGGATCACCTTCGCGTGCAAGCTCCTCTATAGCAGGCCCACCACTCCTCCTCATATCAAGGCCCAGCCATTTTGCAGTCTTATCATATGCCTCGCCAATGGCATCATCTATCGCGGTGCCAAGTTGTACATATTGACCCAGGTCTCGAGCAAGAATAAGTAAATTATGTCCACCTAATTAACATCCAATTACAGGACAAAACAAAAGTTCTTATGTTAACCAGcacaagagcagaaaagtaattaGACTATTTCGGTTAAATCCCTCCAAATTTCTACACGATACTTCAAACTTAACATGAATGTAACAGCCAGAACTTCCTGTAGGATGCCACTTTGAAGAAACTCCTGCTTAAACTATTAAACTTGGTTTGCTAATACTTTAGTAGTTGGACATGTACCGTTATATTAAGTGACATGTTTCACAAGAGCTAATTATTGCAGAACTCCAATAAGAATTGCCTCGAAAAGATTAATTGTTTTAGCATCTGAGGCACTTTTGAGAAGTGAATTGTCTGTCTTATCAATATGAAGAAACTTACATGAGATGATGAACTCCGGATAACTTACTTTGCCATTGGCAACATTAAAATAAGCAAGCTAAATAGAAGAAATGAAATGGTCCAAATGATAAGTGAGTCATAATCCTTTCCAATATACTTAGGAGAAGTCATAAGCATCTCTAATACATAGAAAActcctttcattttcttccttGCTTTTCAGTGACTTGCATAACATTGCAAATTCTCAGACAATCAAACACGAGGAAGAACAAATTACAAACGCTTACCAGAAATAAGCAGCACCAAGAATGGAAATTCCAACTCTTGTTTGACTAGCCTACAATAAGAAATAGGAATTCATACAGTTCAATCACTGTCACACATTTCTTATTAAAAGAAGCAATATCAGACTTCTGAGATCACGTGGAAATAATGTCTCATGTATCTGCATAGACGAAAAATAAAGTTATAAAATGTGTAGAGCAGCTATTATAAGATCATTTGTTTCCTACCTCACCTTGCTACTAAAGCATGGGCCTCCATATGATGCACACCAACTATCGGCTTTGTGAAGCGACCAGCAAGGTTCCGAGCTTTTTGAACACCAACTGCATTACATTAAAAGATGCATATCACATTGCATTATCATGTATGATACTAAGATAAGGAATACTAACATAACTTACCCAAAGAAAGCAAAGCATGCACTATTCTATCCACTTTCTTTTCCAAATATTCTATTTCTGGCATAAAACAATGCAAAACCTCTTCTTATGCTAATACAGCACATGTCTCAAACAAGAATCAATCACTTTCCTAATTTGCTCATGCATGTCTGAGCAATCTAAAATGTAGATCTTTCCGATCACAAACCCACCAACACAATGCAGGGGGGATAAACCTCTGGTTAAACCGGATTCTTAAGCTTCATTGATTTCAGTAAACTGGGAGACTACAGATTAAGCAATACTATCGGATAAAGGGAGCTGGCAGAAGTCTCTATTTGCCTCCGTCTTCATAACGAGAAAGCAAACTTTGATTATGAATCATTTCAAATATGTAAAAGCAAAAGTCTAAGAGACACATCAAATTGATAGcttgattttttattagagaaaAACTTAAAGAAACTACCATGTAAAAGAAGTAATGTCTAATTACCACGAAGACATAGGCTTAGACCAGGACCAATGGTGACAGCAACAGCAGATAGATCTGTCTCAGCTATTTTAGCCTTATCAAGAGCATCCTGCACAACCTGTATTTAACAAGCAGGAAGGTATGCTCTTTTCAAACAGTGTAGAATCAGAATATGCTATGCAACATCATTCAAAAACCATGAAGCAGTCATGGAGACTTCTCAGGATAAGTACAGCGTGTTGAGAAATGGTAAAAGTAGAAGGTCCTAAAAAAGAGATTGGAAGCGGCGGGGAAAGCTCTTACCTTATCAATCACTTTTGCATGAGCTTCTTCTGCCATTTTAGGAGCAACACCTCCATATTGAGCAAGCAAATCTGCCTTGACATGGGAAACAACAAAATTTGAGCTAATTGGTTGCACTCTAAGCAAAAACCATTAGCTTGCAAATTTTTCACATAAAATGAGCAATCTTTTATGGACTGTGAGCAGATAAAACCCAAACCAATTCTAAAAAACCTGTCAGAATTCATAACAAAATGGTCCGGCAGAAAGGAAACACTCAAAAATCAGATAACAATGAAAACTTCCGAGTAAGAAGTTCGGATATTTAAAAAAGCAATATCAATTCTGATTCTATAAGTACGTCATACCAATCCCGGGATAAGCGTACTTGCCGGTAAATAATAACCACAGAGAAATTTTAACAAACGCCTGAGCTGCATAGGACTTGAGAGGAAACTTTCCGAGACCATACCTGGGAAGACACAACTTGGCTCAGAATCTCCCCGTTGCTCCTCACCTGAAACACAATCACAGGCTAACACTTCACCCAACAAAATGAAATTCCAAGGAAACTGCAGAAGCCGAAAGGAAACCGGGAGCTCACGACAGCAGCAGCCGTGTCATCGCAGCTCGTCTCGATGCCGAGAACTACCAAGTCGTCGCCGTTGGAGATTGCTCTGCAGTGTGACGGAGAAAGGGCAGGTTTCGAAGCGGAAATGTGGATTGAGGAGGAACCGAGAGGCGAGCACATTAGCCGGAGCTGTTGGTGCGCCTTCTGCCTCGGCGAGTTGACGGACGTGAGAGCAAAGGGAAGCCATAGTTTCGGGTATAGATGCAGGCGGGAAATTGTGGAGGAGAGCGAGAGAAAGGTAGAAGACGCCATTGAAGCGATAAAGAAGCGAGCTTGAGAATTCGGGAACTACAGCGAACGAGAAATAATATAACAGAGGACGGTCGCCCCAGAGAATATGATAATTCTGAATTCGTCCCGggtatttttgtattttaaccAGTCATCcctgaaaatattttcattggaaaatgatgactcttttttttcgatgtgaaccCTAATATTCAGAAGGCTCAATTGAGTTTGGACTAATCTATTTGAGCTGGATAGACCCGCTAataggtaaaactctcccatcGTGAATTTTATGCATTTACAATTACTCGAACTTGAGACTTTGCTTAAATATAATAAGtatcgaaccgcttgaatcaatTCACATTAGTGAAAAACTATGATTTTAACCctgtgtttggattgaggtAAAGAGGTTTTTatatgagaatttttgaaaatttcatgcaattttttttttttaccttagCTACATTTCACTCATAGTCATATCCAAACAAAGTATAACGTATTCACCGAAAAAACAATGCATAACTTAACAAGCAAGAGAATGACACACTTGATCGGAATTGAGCTAAAGTAGAAGGAAAACTTGCACTGCGCCATTATGGACTCAAAGCTGGCCTGTCGAGCTTGGTTCACTCAATTCATTTCCTTTCTATAACATCggattatttttcatttattatgaCGATTCAAAATTTACCTTCTTTCTAATTTGTGGCATCTGATGTGGTGGTTTGATTTTTGTCATTCAACTTATTTAATGGATTTCTGCTTGATTTATAGGTTTAACTTCTTTGTGGTTTAGGCCccgtttgaattgttaaactgattttagaatcatgattttgattttaactcaacacactacacaacaaaaatacacgttttccaagtcaaatccataatactatctcatttgtctttttccacaatcaaaatcaaaatcaaaattaaaattaaaatcatgattctaaaatcacattaacaattcaaacgcagcattaaaattttgttgaagttttgaatttgctgttttatttttaaggaGGGATAAACTTCCATCGGGATGCTCCTTAAAAGGAGCAAAGTGCACAGTCCAATCGAAGAGCACCACATCACTGTCCGTCAAGAAACTTGTTGAACAAggaatttgtttttttaaacatAACTAAATACTAataattcatccaaaaaaaaacttactaaataataacaaactcattattttttttaataaaaagatgCATTGTTTTGTAAGAATATTGTTAATTTAAATACAACAAGAtccttattaaataataaagtttcatgtaaaataacaataatattgCTTTTTTGCAACATTGTTAAAAGTACATTTTTAAGGATGCTTCTGACCCTAGATGCTCTTTTCTAAGGATTGATATGCATAATCACTTTTCACTTTGTTGTTTGATTGGGAGGTTTATCCCGCTAAGAGATAAACTTCAATGAGGATGCTCCTTAAAAGGTGCAAATTGTTCAGGTCAATCAGATAATGCCACGTCATCATGTATCAAATTATTGTTGTTAAATAATAGAAGTTTTATTATTTGACTAGAgtgttattatttttgaatttaacGAGATACTTATTAAATAATGAGaaattcacttttttttttataatgagGGTGTATGAGTTTTACCCGACTAATAAGGTGATGCATTATTTTGGAAACTCATTAATTTGAATAGAAGAGGAGTCTTGCTAAATTGCAAGTTTTCTTATAAAACAAAACCAAATTTAacttaaattaatttcatttttccctcaattcaacaacataattattactttttatattttcttcaaattctctcttttacttttccttatatattattacaattaattttttaatattaaattctttcaactattcaacgttttttctcaattcaattcaacaacataataattatttttttatttcttctttaaattctcttacatacttttttcaactacttttgttttcatcttttcaaataaaactaaatcaaattaaattaaacttaacCTCGTTACCAAACACAATATAAGAACCctgttatttttttgaaacatCCTTAAATGTGTAGTTTTAAGGAGCCTCCTAACAGTAGGCACACCTAACTTAAAAGGGAAGAAAACTTATTTCATTCATAAAAGAAATGCAGTTTTGATCCTTAACCATTAACATTTTAgtcttaaatttttatttttttattattctcatCCTCACTATTTCACGTATTTGCACTTTAGGAAGGTTACTTTTACCATTAAAAAACTAGTTTTCcatcaattaaatatttttagtaataagtatatataaaatatattcgaaatataaaaaagaaaagatagaaaaCAGTGGACTGGGCTAGAGGGAAGGAGGGAAGAAAAGAGGGGGACGATGGAGGTCAGGCCAGCATTGCCTCCGGCAAGTACACTGATGGTCCCCCAAGTCCCTTGGGGCAATAAGGCCACTAAAATCCTTGGTAGGATTGCCATCTGCTTTGAATGGCTTTAGAGACCTCATCACGATGGTGGTCTCGCAATGATTGGGCTGACCGATCTCTTATGTCTTCCCTTTCTCTTAGCAAGAAGAGAGAGTAGGACACAGTGGAGGCTCATCACTAGTAACCCCGTGAGGTCACTAATGAACTCGTTAGGGCCGATGGGGTGGGCATTCGACCACCcttcttctccctctccttttctttttagggataaattttttttgccacAAACAACATAATTTCAAGATTCAtatggtgcgtttggattcagaattaaaataattttgattttgattatagaaaaggacaaatgagatgcgattataaatttgacttgggaaacgtgtgtttttattgtgtagcgtgttgagttaaaattaaagttaaaatttttgacttgggaaatgcgtatttttgttgtgtagtgtgttgagttaaagttaaaattaaaattaaaatgaggTGTTTGGAATTCCAAACAGGgcaataatttttcattgtaAACTTTAGTATTCGACAGTTTAAAAGACctcaactaattcagtcgaacCACTAAGGGTGAAGCTCTCCCAGctaaattttctccattcacaatattCGAACTCGAGATGTTACTTAAGGGAAACAAGCGCTGAACTACTTGAACTAACTCATATTGGTTAAAAGATGTCCCTTAAATTTGTAAAATCTTCCGATTTTTGAAGATATAAACAGAAAATGAGTCAAAGTTATTATTACTGTTACTACCACTACcactattattattttattatattttttagaaaatttctttaattaatgatGGGATTTTTGGGGGGTTTAACTTTGCTTTGCCTATCTATCGCCACGACAAACATGGATGGACAATGAAAAAGAGTAATCTGTTCTCCATTTGTGGTCTGGTGTCGGGCGGGGCCACCTGAACTGAACTGTCCTGTCCTGGTGAACTGCCAACGCCATACAAATACGATACAGAGTTCGGACAAGCAAGCTGTGAGCCAGCCAGCCGGCCAGTTATGCTCTCATGCCAAATTTCCCCCGCGCTACCGTCAGCCGGCTCTCCCCGCTCTCCGACGTTGTTCTCTACCCATCAtcatcgtcgtcgtcgtcgtcgtcgtcctTCTCTAAGTAACGCGTTCAAATCCGAGATGCACCTGCCCTTCCGACCATTTCAAGCGGATTTCAAGGCGAGAATCGCTTGTGGTAatgatgaggaagaagacgaagatgaagatgatgtaGCCGGGCAACCAAAGCGATTCATTCAAATCCCCAGACAGAAATACATCCCCGTCTCAAAGTCAGAGCTTTTGGATGCCATTGCCATGTCCATGTTCGACACTCCAGAAGACGCCCGCCAGTTCCTCGACGTCTCATCGTAAGTCGCCGTCTCTTCCTTTCGGTTACCAGTTTGAATTGTTTGCTAGGCTTCAACGGCTTGTGCTCCCTCCCTTCAGCTGTCTCGATTCTGTGCTTCACGCGGAGCAAAAGGGTATCCTGGAAGAAATGCGGGCCGATTATTCtttctttactgcttttgctACGAGGAAGGATGGAGATGCATACGAAGATGATACCCTTTGCAGGTTTCTTGCTAAACGTCGTATTGATTTTTGCGTTCATTTTAATAGCCTTAATAAATTATACTCAGCCAATGTTAGTATCCAATGCTGTCATTTTAGTTCTACGGTTTAGGAAAATCTGACTTTACCGCGCCCCGTTGTTCTTAGAGTTGCTATTGCTACTCGTTTCCAGCGGGCTTTGATGGGACTCCTTAAGGATGCTCAGTTTGAGGAGCTATCGACTAAGGATTTGATGTTGGTCTCTGCATTGAATACCGACTACCTTCTTACTCTGCCTATATCCGTGGACTGGAAGAAAGCCTCTCAGTCCAATGCAATAATTTTCAGGTAATTCAATATGCTTGCAGCTCTACAATGAATGGCTTCCGTTTCAGGCCAACACTCTAGGGCTGATTAATGTGTAACAGTTGAGTGAGTTGAAGTCGAACAAATTTTGTGGTAGATTTCACTATTTGCCTGGTTCACATTTATGCTACAAATGTTGTGACAGTGAAGTTGGCCATTTCGATGTTCTGCTCAAAAGAATTCTTTATGTCGCATCTAACTCCTGACAATGATTCTGCACATGTTTTATGGTTAATCAAGTCTGTTTGCAAGTATGCATATAGTTTTCTTGCAAATATTTTAGTTCAATAGCATCTTATGTCTGTGGTAAAGCTTTGAAGGCTGGAAAAATCTCATTCACTTTGCTTTAAAACTGAAATTGCTGCGGAGAACTTTTTCTAAAAGTTACTATGGGGTTGGCAatctttttccatttctaTACAGTATGATCCGCTGAAGATCTTTGCCACATTTGTGATTATTGGCTGTTCTTGTTTTCCATTAGCATCCTAGGGAGCTCTGGCTCTACTATTTATTCCTTGCTTTCCCTGATTAACTGTATTCCCCAGTTACATAGTCAATCAAGTGTGGTGCGTCCTATTGGCTcatcccccccccccggcTTTCAATGCTATGAAACTGGCTGGGGAAGGTCATAAAAAGGTCTATGTGATGTCTCATCTGCAACCCCGTGTCATATGAACTTGCTTGAACTTCACCatgttaatattattttattttgagcATAAGACAATATGTTTTGCGAACAGTAATTTAGTTATCATTTATCAAATGTGATCACGTTGCACCTTATATCTTTCAGGCGGGGATACACAACCGAAAAGCAGAAGGGCTTACTACTAGCTGAAAAGCTGGATTACATACAGTCCAGACTTCTTCAGAGAATTATCTTTGTCATATCAAAACCACTAGCAAAAGTTGCCTCTTGGATGTTTGAGGttgctttcttttccttcaatatatatcttttttggGACAATGTACTTTGCTTTAGACTGACCAACCTGGTCCATAAGCCCTGCACAAGTGCATTAATCTAGGTAAGCCATGTGCCAAACACCCTTGCTGGTGCCGTCACCAAGCGCAACCTAGACAAATGGGGGTTCAAATGTATAGTATTGGGGACTTATGACATGAGATGTACGGAAAATTCAATTACTACACTCACCCTTTGGGGTTTGTTAGGTTAAACATTAAGCACGTGGCTGGTTAGAAATGCTTCTTTGTTATTTCATGTTTCACATGTGAGTATAATTGGTTATCATTTTTAAGTCCTTTCACAAGTTTGAACTTTACCATTTCTCGATCTAAATAATGACTTTAAAATGGAATTTCTTTTCAGTTCATAAGACAGATAAGAAGGAAAAATTTATCAATCGAAAAACTAATGGATTTTAAAACTTAAGGATGTGTGGTTTTCCATACAAATGCCAGGTTGCTTCATACTAACTCTTGGCTAGGTTTGGGGTTCACAATGCAACCTATCCTGTGCAAAGTTAAGGATTCTTACATCTGACAATTATTACTCATCTGAAATTTGTCTTTGTGGTTGCTTCATATAAGAAGCTTGACAGTTGTATGAGTATCAGTAGTGAGCTTCTAAGCAAATATCATGTATTGTATACAGATTATTTAttacattaattattaatgaaataaagagTCTCTAGCGTATAATTTACTGGCGAAAATGTATAAGCTTTAGCTCATAAGCCCGCTAATCATTAGATCATAAAATGGAGGGACATCGTTATTGTCAGTCTATTGACTTAATCCCAGGGTATTGAGAGAGATATGTCAATGCTCTCAGTGATATTTAATTTGCTTCACAAAAAGAAGGAAGTACTGATATTTGTTATATCCACAAGTCATTATTTATTCTGGCTTCTGACTTGTGATTTTTGACCCTTTATATTTTCTCACCTGATGTTATTTATGTAACTTTTACTCGTTTCCCATTTGCTTGAAATAGACCATTGAAAGTAGTGATTCAACTCAACAAATCAAAGATTTGGCCAACAAAATGAAGCACCGGTTTTTGGATGTTTCGGATTTCCAAAGGTCATATATTCATGAGGACAAAAACTGGGGTGATAAGCTTCAAGTGGGATCAGAATCAGTTCAGGAGCTTCCAATCTGGGTCGCAGCACAAAGGGCAATAGCACATTACGAAGCTTTTCTTTCATCAAATGGGCCTCGTGGAAGGCTTTTGCGGAAATTCCTTACATGGACTGGACTAGCAGCCCCTGCACCTGAAACACAATTTGAGCTTGAGAATGATAACAATGCAACAGACCCTTACTTAAGGTTTGTTGGAAGTAATTTATCCATCTTCCTTTACTGTATCTTCTTACTCACTCGATTAATCTCAAATCTGTTTTCCTTGCTTTTTATCATACCTGCCCGGAATTTGATAGAAGTTTACTGTTGTCGTCAACCATGCATGAAGATTATAGCTGTATCACTGTCAACCAtgatatacaaatatatttgTTCAGAGTTAAGTGTGATTTCTCAAAACGTAGGAGAATATTAACATTTAATACAACGATTGGAAAGCCTATGTTTGCTGGAACCACAATTAGGGGGAGAGATTTGTTTCTTCTCAATTTATGCATCTAAATCCTTGTGATCTGAATGGCAGAACTGACTTGATTTTTGCTAATGGCTATAAATGTCTCTATTGTTAGACCCAACCAAGAGTGACAATACAGAAAAGGATTTAGACATTCATATACAAACCTCCCATAAGGTTGAATAAATTCATTGGTTGAATGACCGTTTGTCTAAGAGACCAATTGTTTAGAATTCTAGGTCCAAAGGAAAGTTTAGCATCCCTTTTCAATCAATCCTAATGGTGGACTGTAGATCTATCTACCAATTTGCAAAATGGTTGTTATAGATACATAACCCATGAAATTGACAGGACATTAGAGTAATTAAGTCCATTTGACTGCTAtggtaaaataatttataattgttATTCCCCAGGCCAATTCTTTTATCAAGGATATCACTAGGCGATATATGGAAGCCAGCGGCAGAGAGATGGTATGGAAATGATATTTGGGAAGCATTGAGAACCTCTGTTTCCATTCTATTCTCGCAATCTATCCTGCAGGTACTTCATCCCAAAgtaatgattttcttttcttacttGGTATTGTCTGTCATTGTGTAAACAAATATTAAGGATATACAAATTATCTGCTGCAACCTAAGGTGTCTGGCTATGTAGAACTTCTCCTTTTCATGTAGCCAACTGCTTTGCTAGCTTTGCTCATTACTTATTCAAATGTATCAGACTAAACTATTAGCTAGGCTAATAAACAATACTGAAAACACATAATAGACAGAAGATTTGCTATATTACCATTTTAAGCAACCATTATACTGAATCTTAAACTGGTAAGAAGCATAAAAACCTATATCAAGCACAATCCAAGAAGTTATGGATTAGTTTAAATAAAAAGATCTACTAGGGGATGTATGGTCTTCCTTTGCATCAAAATAGACACAAAATAGCACAGACCTATTCTTTGACCAACAAGAACATGCTTGAGTAGATTACCTTGATCAAATACTTTAGCATAAGTAATCTTGATAAGCTTATATAGcttttaataataaacaaatagtGTTGTCAAACTCTACTCTATGTTTCAATCCAAACCATAGCTTGctgttttctttaattttaacccAGTATTGCAGTATATGTTCATACTGTTTCTTATTGCCCATCAGTTGTAATTTTGGggtaatataaaataaatggcGTTTCTCATTAGTTTCTTTCTGGTGTCTATTGTGTTAGGAAGCAGCGTTCCAGGAATTGATGTTGCtttatattaaagaaatgaatgaaaaggATGTCAGTGCTGAATCTGGGGTTGGATTGCAATTAAAAATCTACAAGTCAATCCCCATACCGGATTTGCCTGTAATTGCCTCCACCACTTAGCCTATTGTACTTGTTCATGGACTTCTTTACATTTCCTTTATCATATGTTTCAAATGTTGTCTTATGTAGGTCATTTTCCCTTACAAGAAGCTATATTTTCGCATTATAGACTCGGTATGTCAAGGATCATTTTTCATCTAGTTTGACTCATGCCATGATGAAGTTGGGTTAGATTCTCT is a genomic window containing:
- the LOC116203644 gene encoding uncharacterized protein LOC116203644 isoform X1, with translation MLSCQISPALPSAGSPRSPTLFSTHHHRRRRRRRPSLSNAFKSEMHLPFRPFQADFKARIACGNDEEEDEDEDDVAGQPKRFIQIPRQKYIPVSKSELLDAIAMSMFDTPEDARQFLDVSSCLDSVLHAEQKGILEEMRADYSFFTAFATRKDGDAYEDDTLCRVAIATRFQRALMGLLKDAQFEELSTKDLMLVSALNTDYLLTLPISVDWKKASQSNAIIFRRGYTTEKQKGLLLAEKLDYIQSRLLQRIIFVISKPLAKVASWMFETIESSDSTQQIKDLANKMKHRFLDVSDFQRSYIHEDKNWGDKLQVGSESVQELPIWVAAQRAIAHYEAFLSSNGPRGRLLRKFLTWTGLAAPAPETQFELENDNNATDPYLRPILLSRISLGDIWKPAAERWYGNDIWEALRTSVSILFSQSILQEAAFQELMLLYIKEMNEKDVSAESGVGLQLKIYKSIPIPDLPVIFPYKKLYFRIIDSVRLDVATLLGLLAYIINYKFEDIRSSPSAILFDAIAITALIVFAIRVVLGYKQTSDRYQLLVNKTLYEKTEASGFGSVHFLLDASEQQKFKEAILAYAILLRANNSQMNCRQRIGDECERFVYNMFKQQVDMPVDKALETLLRLGLATETYANGSTSLQAIPCPKACQALKERWNTFLV
- the LOC116203644 gene encoding uncharacterized protein LOC116203644 isoform X2, whose protein sequence is MLSCQISPALPSAGSPRSPTLFSTHHHRRRRRRRPSLSNAFKSEMHLPFRPFQADFKARIACGNDEEEDEDEDDVAGQPKRFIQIPRQKYIPVSKSELLDAIAMSMFDTPEDARQFLDVSSCLDSVLHAEQKGILEEMRADYSFFTAFATRKDGDAYEDDTLCRVAIATRFQRALMGLLKDAQFEELSTKDLMLVSALNTDYLLTLPISVDWKKASQSNAIIFRRGYTTEKQKGLLLAEKLDYIQSRLLQRIIFVISKPLAKVASWMFETIESSDSTQQIKDLANKMKHRFLDVSDFQRSYIHEDKNWGDKLQVGSESVQELPIWVAAQRAIAHYEAFLSSNGPRGRLLRKFLTWTGLAAPAPETQFELENDNNATDPYLRPILLSRISLGDIWKPAAERWYGNDIWEALRTSVSILFSQSILQEAAFQELMLLYIKEMNEKDVSAESGVGLQLKIYKSIPIPDLPVIFPYKKLYFRIIDSVRLDVATLLGLLAYIINYKFEDIRSAILFDAIAITALIVFAIRVVLGYKQTSDRYQLLVNKTLYEKTEASGFGSVHFLLDASEQQKFKEAILAYAILLRANNSQMNCRQRIGDECERFVYNMFKQQVDMPVDKALETLLRLGLATETYANGSTSLQAIPCPKACQALKERWNTFLV
- the LOC116203644 gene encoding uncharacterized protein LOC116203644 isoform X4, with amino-acid sequence MLSCQISPALPSAGSPRSPTLFSTHHHRRRRRRRPSLSNAFKSEMHLPFRPFQADFKARIACGNDEEEDEDEDDVAGQPKRFIQIPRQKYIPVSKSELLDAIAMSMFDTPEDARQFLDVSSCLDSVLHAEQKGILEEMRADYSFFTAFATRKDGDAYEDDTLCRVAIATRFQRALMGLLKDAQFEELSTKDLMLVSALNTDYLLTLPISVDWKKASQSNAIIFRRGYTTEKQKGLLLAEKLDYIQSRLLQRIIFVISKPLAKVASWMFETIESSDSTQQIKDLANKMKHRFLDVSDFQRSYIHEDKNWGDKLQVGSESVQELPIWVAAQRAIAHYEAFLSSNGPRGRLLRKFLTWTGLAAPAPETQFELENDNNATDPYLRPILLSRISLGDIWKPAAERWYGNDIWEALRTSVSILFSQSILQEAAFQELMLLYIKEMNEKDVSAESGVGLQLKIYKSIPIPDLPVRLDVATLLGLLAYIINYKFEDIRSAILFDAIAITALIVFAIRVVLGYKQTSDRYQLLVNKTLYEKTEASGFGSVHFLLDASEQQKFKEAILAYAILLRANNSQMNCRQRIGDECERFVYNMFKQQVDMPVDKALETLLRLGLATETYANGSTSLQAIPCPKACQALKERWNTFLV
- the LOC116203644 gene encoding uncharacterized protein LOC116203644 isoform X5; amino-acid sequence: MLSCQISPALPSAGSPRSPTLFSTHHHRRRRRRRPSLSNAFKSEMHLPFRPFQADFKARIACGNDEEEDEDEDDVAGQPKRFIQIPRQKYIPVSKSELLDAIAMSMFDTPEDARQFLDVSSCLDSVLHAEQKGILEEMRADYSFFTAFATRKDGDAYEDDTLCRVAIATRFQRALMGLLKDAQFEELSTKDLMLVSALNTDYLLTLPISVDWKKASQSNAIIFRRGYTTEKQKGLLLAEKLDYIQSRLLQRIIFVISKPLAKVASWMFETIESSDSTQQIKDLANKMKHRFLDVSDFQRSYIHEDKNWGDKLQVGSESVQELPIWVAAQRAIAHYEAFLSSNGPRGRLLRKFLTWTGLAAPAPETQFELENDNNATDPYLRPILLSRISLGDIWKPAAERWYGNDIWEALRTSVSILFSQSILQVRLDVATLLGLLAYIINYKFEDIRSSPSAILFDAIAITALIVFAIRVVLGYKQTSDRYQLLVNKTLYEKTEASGFGSVHFLLDASEQQKFKEAILAYAILLRANNSQMNCRQRIGDECERFVYNMFKQQVDMPVDKALETLLRLGLATETYANGSTSLQAIPCPKACQALKERWNTFLV
- the LOC116203644 gene encoding uncharacterized protein LOC116203644 isoform X3, yielding MLSCQISPALPSAGSPRSPTLFSTHHHRRRRRRRPSLSNAFKSEMHLPFRPFQADFKARIACGNDEEEDEDEDDVAGQPKRFIQIPRQKYIPVSKSELLDAIAMSMFDTPEDARQFLDVSSCLDSVLHAEQKGILEEMRADYSFFTAFATRKDGDAYEDDTLCRVAIATRFQRALMGLLKDAQFEELSTKDLMLVSALNTDYLLTLPISVDWKKASQSNAIIFRRGYTTEKQKGLLLAEKLDYIQSRLLQRIIFVISKPLAKVASWMFETIESSDSTQQIKDLANKMKHRFLDVSDFQRSYIHEDKNWGDKLQVGSESVQELPIWVAAQRAIAHYEAFLSSNGPRGRLLRKFLTWTGLAAPAPETQFELENDNNATDPYLRPILLSRISLGDIWKPAAERWYGNDIWEALRTSVSILFSQSILQEAAFQELMLLYIKEMNEKDVSAESGVGLQLKIYKSIPIPDLPVRLDVATLLGLLAYIINYKFEDIRSSPSAILFDAIAITALIVFAIRVVLGYKQTSDRYQLLVNKTLYEKTEASGFGSVHFLLDASEQQKFKEAILAYAILLRANNSQMNCRQRIGDECERFVYNMFKQQVDMPVDKALETLLRLGLATETYANGSTSLQAIPCPKACQALKERWNTFLV